In Leptolyngbya sp. O-77, the genomic window CTTCATTCACCACACCCGGCGCAGGTTGCAGCACGGGAAGCGATGGACTGGGCGAGAGGCAGGCGCACGATTCACCCTCAATCGAAACAATGGGGTTCGGGCGTAGACGCAACTGGCGCAGGCGCAATCGGCGGCAGCGGATCGGGCAAAATTGGAGCCGCCGCAGGAGCCGCACTGGGAACTGCACTGGGAACCGCACTGGGAACCGCCGCAGGAGCCGCATCCAGGGGCGGAATCGTCACCGTGACCGGCCGCCCGTCTGGCGCGGAGGGTGGCAAGGTTGCGGGAATCTGCCATGCGCCAGAAGCACTGCTGCTAGGCAGTGTGGGAATCGAAACCGCGCTGGGCGCAGTCGCCCCTGGTGGCGTGGTTTGCAGTGTCGCTGGCATGGTTTGCAGCGCCGCAGCGGGTAAACTGGCGGGTGGTGCTGTCGCCGGGGCTGCGGGCGGAATCTCAACGGGCACAGGCGGGGCGCTTGGCAACGGCGTTTCAACTGGTAGCTCGTTGCGACGAATTCGCACGGTGGTATTGCTGCCCGCTAGCTCAGGCGGAATCGGAGAGGACTGGGACGGCGTTGTGGCAATGACAGGCGGCGGCGCGGGCTGGGGAAGGGGCTGATGCAGGGGGGAAAGCTGCGGCTGGGAAACTTGTGGCTGAACAGATTCAGGCAGAGCCGCAGGCTGGGGCACGACTGGCGCAACGGGCGGCGCGGCAGAAAGTCCGAACGGTTCCGCAGGCGGGATAGACGGCGCAACGGGCTGAGTTGCAGTGGTCGTCGCCCCCACCAGCACCGGACGCAGCACCCAGCGGCTCTGTCCGCTGGACGCAGGGCCCACCTGCTGAAGCTGCACCTGCTCTGGCGCAAGGGTGGCATCGGGCGACAGTTCCATCACAATTCGCGTTAGCCCAGGCTGAAACTGGCTCACGCGCACCTGCCGCACTGCGCCGCCATAGACTTGCCCAGCCGACACTGCGCCCACATCGGTGTTGGGCAGATCCATGACAATTCGCGTCGGCTGCGCCAGCAAAAACGTGCGTGGCGTAACGCCTGCGGGCACCGTCACCTCTAGCTGTGTGCTGGCGGGGTCAAACTGCCACTGGGTGAGGGTGGAGGCCTGGACGGGCGCGGCGGTTGTGGAGAGGAGGGTGGCGATCGCCCCCAGCCCAATCATGGCCGGGTTTGCAGCCATCACCACCAATCCCAAACTTGCGCCCCATCGCTTCAAGCGCGTGCCGCTCAGCGTACTGTTCTGCGTTCCATTCCGCCGTGTTGCCTGTTGCATAGTCCTAATAAAAACCTGACTGGACTAACCCGCCGCGCAGCCCAAACCGTAACTCGACTGTCCCTGAAGCAGACCCAAACGCTGCGTGTAGCGGCTTATGAAGATTTTAACCGCTTAGTCTGGTGTCAAGTCTAAGTCAACCGCTGCCAAATTCTCAACTTTTTTTACAGGAAGACAGCCTATTTCACCTGCCTGTGCGAGGCCGTGGAACTCAGTCGCCGAGTAGAATAGGCTGGAATGATAACCATTCTCAAAGAAGCTGTCTTAAACCTCCCTCAAAGAAAAGCGACTCCATGTGGCTTGAACGAGATTAATGGCAGGTTTGGAACGACAGGTTTAGTGAACGCTCCATCAGGAGGTGTGAATTGCAAGAGGTTGTGTTAGCCGTGGAGGGGCTGACGGTCTATCGAGAATCCTACGCGGCGGTGCAGGACGTGTCCTTTGTGCTGGAGGCAGGCACCGACACGGCGATCGTCGGCCCCAATGGCGCAGGCAAAAGCACGCTGGTGCAAGCGGTTTTGGGAATTTTGCCGCGCCAGTCGGGTCATGTGCAGTGTTTGGGACATCCGCTCAGCCCGTCGGGCAAGTTGCCCATGAGCGTGCGGCGGCGCATTGCCTATCTGCCGCAAAATCTGTTGTTTGACCGACGTATCCCGATGACCGTGAGTGAACTGGTGGGGCTGGGCTGGGACGCGCTGGGAATACAGTGGCCGTGGGCGGGGCAGGGCGATCGCCATCGGGCGGTGCTGGAGTCGCTGGAGCGAGTCGGCGCAAGCCATCTGCGCCATCAGCCCATCAGCGGCCTCTCCGATGGCGAAACCAAGCGGGTGCTGTTGGCCTATTGCCTGGTGCGTCCCCGGCGGCTGCTGATCCTCGATGAGGCTCCGGCGGGGCTGGATGTGCGCGGCGAGTCAGAGTTCTATCGCCTGCTCAGCCAGCTCAAACAAGAGCAGGGCTGGGCGATTTTGCAAATTTCTCACGACTTGGAAATGGTGCGCCGACACTGCGATCGCGTGCTGTGCCTGAACCGCCGCCTGCTGTGTCAGGGCATTCCCGAAGTAGCGCTCGCTCCCGACAACTTGGCTGCTGCCTACGGCTCAGAGTTTGTGCAATATCGACACATGCATTAGTGCCATGTCTCTTCAAGCTGATTTGATTCGCGTAATTGAGCTATTTCAGTTCCCGTTTATGCAGCGGGCGCTGATGGGTGGCGTGCTGACAGGGCTAATGGGCGGCATGTTGGGCAGTTTCACCATCCTCAGACAGCTTTCGTTCTTTAGCGATGCCTTGGGGCATTCCACCTTGCTAGGCATTAGCCTGGGCGTGCTAATGGGCATTAGTCCGTCGATTGTGTTGCTGCCGTCGGCCGTGTTGTTTGCGTTGGGCGTGAATTACTTGCTGCAACGTACTCGCCTCTGGACAGACGCACTGCTGAACATGATCTATTCTTCATCGCTGGCGATCGCCGTCATTATCCTCAGCTTTATTGACTCCTATAAAGGCGGCCTCAACAATCTCCTGTTTGGAGACATTTTGGCTATTCAGTATTCTGACTTGTGGACGAGCGGCATTCTGCTTTGCATCTGTGTTCTATTCGTCAGCCTGTCGCTGCGGACACAAATGCTGATGACGCTGAATGAACCGCTGGCGATCGCCCGTGGGGTATCTGTTGAGGTTCACCGCACGGCGTTTATCGTGCTGCTGTCGCTCGTCGTCGGGGTGTCGATCAAGGCGATTGGGGCGCTGCTGGTGAGCGCCTTTGTGGTGATTCCAGCCTGCGCGTCGCGACTGCTGAGCCGCACTTTCTCCCAGTACGTGCTGCTGTCGGCCGCGCTAGGAGCCGCCAGCGCTCTGTTGGGCATTGTTCTATCGGCCTGGTTTAACCTGCCGTCTGGGCCCAGCATCGTCGTGACGCAGTTGGTAATTTTTTTGGGGGCGATCGCCTTCTCCCAGCTTCGGCCCACCGCCGTCCGCGCCTGACCAGCCCCTTGTTTGGCAGCTAAATCTTTGACCCGCAGATGGTTCAGTCCACCCGACACGCTATGCAACGTCACTCAAAAAAAGAAGTCCTGTAGGACACACGACCCTCTCGATCAATTGAGATATATCGCTTCTTTTGAAGCTCATAGACAATCAGTTCCTTATCCACCTCGGAGATGCCCCCCTGGAACTGAAACATCGCCCCAATCGAGTTCAGTAACGTGGTCTTCTTAGTCGGCTTTGACTTAAGCAGTCGTTCTGCAACGTACTGGATCGTTTCTGGGTCGTGGGCCCGGGATTCTTTTTGATCGGGATGTGCTTCTTCCTCTTCTTTTCGTGCTAGCTGAATGAGATGCTGGGCCAGCCGGAACTTTTCCCGATACGTCAGTTCCTCACAAATATCCAATATTTCGTTGTAGGCTTCGCTGTTCATCTCAGGCTTTGTCCGTCTCAGTCTTTATTCAAGGTATTTGTGTGTCCAGTATCAATTCTCTCTGGTGGCGCTACGAGTGCAACGGGTGGCAGCCCCGTAGACGCTTGACTGGCAATCCAAAATTGCAAATCTAAAATCGAGAATCGATAAACGCCAAAGGCAGAAGGTCGTCTATCATGCGGCTAGAGAGCAGCTAGAAAGCGGCAACAAGTACCGCTTTCTAAAGATACGTCAGATACTTTAAAAAAATACGCTGGTTTCGCCTTAGCGGAGTGCGCTGCTGCTCTTCCCAGCAGGTTGCAGTTCTGCGGTGCGAACCGATAGTGTGCGGGTCAGATCGCCGCGCTTTACCGTAATCTGGAGCGGCTTGCCCAGTTCACTGTTTTCCACAATGGTTTGCAACTGGTCAGCACGGGTAATGGCTTGCCCATTCACCTGCGTAATCACATCACCGCGACGGATGCCGCCCTTGGCAGCGGGGGAATCGGGCACAATCCCCATGACCAGCGCCCCGTTCACCTCTGGCAAAATCAGGGTCGCGTTGGGGTCTTCGTTGTTGTCTCGCGCTTGTTCTGGAGTCAGCGTGGCAATTTGCACGCCCAGGTAGGGGTGCTGCACAGACTCGCCGCGAGCTAGCCGGGTGGAAATGTCCTTTGCTTTGTTTATTGGGATGGCAAAGCCGATGCCCATTGCATTGGCGCGGATGGCGGTGTTGATGCCAATGACTTCGCCCTTCTCGTTGAGCAGGGGGCCGCCAGAGTTGCCGGGGTTAATCGCGGCATCGGTTTGAATAAAGTCTAGGCGCTTGTCGGGAATGCCCACGTCGGCACTGGAGCGGTTGAGCGTGCTGACGATGCCCAAGGTGACGGTGTTATCCAGTCCCAGGGGATTGCCAACGGCGATCGCCCAGTCCCCCACCTGCACCGCGTCCGAGTCGCCCAGCGTGGCCACCGGAAGGCGATCGCTCGTGTTAATCTTCACCACTGCCAGGTCGGTCACTTCGTCTACGCCGCGCACTTCGCCATCAAACTGGCGACCATCTTTCAGGCGCACCGTCACCCGGTCGGCATCGTCCACCACATGGGCATTGGTCAAGATCGTGCCATCGGCGCTGATGATAAATCCCGACCCCTGCCCGCGCAGTCGCTCCTCATAGCGACCGCCAGGGGGCATCATGCCATCGCCAAAGAACTGGCGGAAAAAGGGATCGTTGAACATCGGGTCTACGTTTCGAGAAACCGTGCGCTCCGTGTCAATCCGCACGACCGCCGGCCCGACCCGGTTCACCGCTGCTGCCACAAAGCTGCTCCCGCGCGCTGCCCCCACGGGCACATCAGCCGACGCGGCTGGAGTTGCTAGCGGATTGAGCAACAGCAGCCCACACAAAAACACCATCATCAGCCGCGCCACAACCCGACGCGGCGCTTGTAACTTCAGCCCATTCATGAACCTGTCCCGTTGCATGGCAATTTCTCGTCTCGCGCAATAACTCTGAGCGTGCCGGAACGCCCTTGATGCATACAGCGCTCCATCGTATATCTTAGCGATCGCCCTTCATTAGCGACACTCCAATGGCGGTACGGTTTTCAGGACTGGGCTAAGATGAGGGCAGTTTGGATCGCCGATGAGCGAACCCCGACCACCTGCTCTGTGGCAGTAATTGTCTAGCAGTAATTGTCTAGCAGTAATTGTCTAGCACTGCTCGTTTTGTCCCTTTCTTGCCCCTATCATGACCGCCCCCAAGCTTTCGCAAAACAGCTCTGAGCATTCCCATTCGCAGTCTGATGCGGCGCATCTGCATACCGACCCTGCGACGCCCGAACACGCCCACATCCACAGCGAGGAATCGCTCCGGCAAATCCTCAACCGGCTATCTCGAATTGAGGGGCACATTCGCGGCATCAAGCTGATGGTGCAAGAAAGCCGCCCCTGTCCTGATGTGCTGGTGCAAATTGCTGCTGTGCGGGGAGCGCTGGATCGCGTGGCGCGGGTCATCTTGGACGAACACCTGACCGAGTGCGTCGGCCGCGCTGCCCAGAATGGCAATATCGAGCAAGAACTGGAAGCCCTGAAAGCCGCGCTGGATCGATTTTTGCCGTAGATTCTGCGCTGATGACTGGCTCAGTTTCCGGCGATCGCCAGTTCCTCCCGCAGCATCTCCTCGTAGATATAGGGCAGCGAGGCGCTCATGGAATTGGTTTCGATGCCGTAGCCCAGGCTGGTCCAGGTGGGGGAAAGGATATACAGCACGTCCTCAATCGCCCCTTCACGCAGCAGTTGGGCTAGGTCTACGCCCCAGGCCTGGGGGTCGCTGAGCCAGGCATAGACCACAGCATCCTGATATTCTGGCTCAAAGCTGTAGCTGCGCCAGCGCCACAGGCCAGACGGGTTGGGGTGATAGATCTGCGCCTGCTCTAGCCAGGTGGAGGTGATGAACTGGTAGCGGCCCGCAGCCGTGGTGCAATCGCCCAGATTGGGCCCTGCGACGATGGGAACGCAGCGGTCGGGATGCTGGGAAAAATCCTCGAAGCGATCGCCCCCATAGATCAGCGAATAGGGACGCGGATCGTTGGACTCGCTGGCAGAAATCGTCCGCATTAGCGCTCGAATGTAGGGGTCGCCGCCCTTCATCCGCAGGGGAATCGGCGTGACGCTGCCGACGGGTTCTCCACTCCGGGGCAGAGATCCGTCCCAGCCCATCACTTTTTCCACGACAGGCAGCGCCATCAGCGCCAGCGCCCCCATCAGCAAAATGCGGGTCACGGTGCTGCGCTTGGACGGCAGCGGCTTGGGGGATGAGGTTGGAGAAGGAGGAATCAGAGTCACGAGTTGGCAAGAAGGTTCAGCATTGTGGAGTACCCAGCGGAGTACCCAGTGAATTACCCAGCCTGGATTTAGGCGATCGCCCCAAACAGTTCACCATAGGAACGGGCGGGGGCATCGGGACGGGCCACCACTTCCACAATCTTATTGCGGGCTTCCGGTAAGGTTAGCGCTTCTACGCAGACTTCTGCCACCTTTTGGCGGGGAATGCGCCCGTCAAACAGCGTGTCTGGGCCCTGCATCACCACCGCATCGGGCAGGTCATCTTCCAGTAGCCCACCGGGCCGCACGATCGTATAGGTCAAACCGCTCTGCTGAAGGTATTCCTCCGCCTGCTTCTTCCACACCAGGATCAGCCAGAACAAGTTAAGCGGATGAAATAGCTTGGATACGCAGAGCGACGATACCAGAACAACGTGCTGAATGCCCTGCGCTTTGCAGGCATCCACCAGATTCTTTGTGCCTTCCAGGTCTGTTTTGTAAGGGCCCGTCGGGTCGAAGCTGGGGGCGGCTCCGGTGGCGCAAAGCACGACAGTACAATGGGCGATCGCCGCTTTCAGGCTGTCCGGTTGCAGCACGTCGCCCACCACCAACTCGGCAGCCGGGGGCAACACCTCGCGCCCCCGCTCCAGGTTTCGCACCACCGCCCGCACAGGAATCTCTCGCCGCACCAGCTCTTCCACAATGCGTCGCCCCGTGCGCCCCGTTGCGCCTACCACACAAGCCTTCATCGCGATTCCTCCTGAATTTCAAGCCCTGAATTTCAAGCTTGTTCTGCCCGTTCCCGTTGCAGAACCTCCCAAATCCTACCCCAGCCCGCCCGCTTTCCAGGTCGGGAAATCTCGCTCTGAACTGTGTAGCTACCCGATGTTAAATAAAAACCAGGGGTTTGTCTTTTAGCGGGGCAAACGCATCGGCATCGAAACGGTAGAGGCTGGCGGGTCGGCCTGCGCCGCGCGACACCTTGACCCCGGTGTCGGCCAGAAACCCCAGCTTCAGCAG contains:
- a CDS encoding metal ABC transporter ATP-binding protein — translated: MQEVVLAVEGLTVYRESYAAVQDVSFVLEAGTDTAIVGPNGAGKSTLVQAVLGILPRQSGHVQCLGHPLSPSGKLPMSVRRRIAYLPQNLLFDRRIPMTVSELVGLGWDALGIQWPWAGQGDRHRAVLESLERVGASHLRHQPISGLSDGETKRVLLAYCLVRPRRLLILDEAPAGLDVRGESEFYRLLSQLKQEQGWAILQISHDLEMVRRHCDRVLCLNRRLLCQGIPEVALAPDNLAAAYGSEFVQYRHMH
- a CDS encoding SDR family oxidoreductase, coding for MKACVVGATGRTGRRIVEELVRREIPVRAVVRNLERGREVLPPAAELVVGDVLQPDSLKAAIAHCTVVLCATGAAPSFDPTGPYKTDLEGTKNLVDACKAQGIQHVVLVSSLCVSKLFHPLNLFWLILVWKKQAEEYLQQSGLTYTIVRPGGLLEDDLPDAVVMQGPDTLFDGRIPRQKVAEVCVEALTLPEARNKIVEVVARPDAPARSYGELFGAIA
- a CDS encoding HhoA/HhoB/HtrA family serine endopeptidase translates to MQRDRFMNGLKLQAPRRVVARLMMVFLCGLLLLNPLATPAASADVPVGAARGSSFVAAAVNRVGPAVVRIDTERTVSRNVDPMFNDPFFRQFFGDGMMPPGGRYEERLRGQGSGFIISADGTILTNAHVVDDADRVTVRLKDGRQFDGEVRGVDEVTDLAVVKINTSDRLPVATLGDSDAVQVGDWAIAVGNPLGLDNTVTLGIVSTLNRSSADVGIPDKRLDFIQTDAAINPGNSGGPLLNEKGEVIGINTAIRANAMGIGFAIPINKAKDISTRLARGESVQHPYLGVQIATLTPEQARDNNEDPNATLILPEVNGALVMGIVPDSPAAKGGIRRGDVITQVNGQAITRADQLQTIVENSELGKPLQITVKRGDLTRTLSVRTAELQPAGKSSSALR
- a CDS encoding metal ABC transporter permease, whose amino-acid sequence is MSLQADLIRVIELFQFPFMQRALMGGVLTGLMGGMLGSFTILRQLSFFSDALGHSTLLGISLGVLMGISPSIVLLPSAVLFALGVNYLLQRTRLWTDALLNMIYSSSLAIAVIILSFIDSYKGGLNNLLFGDILAIQYSDLWTSGILLCICVLFVSLSLRTQMLMTLNEPLAIARGVSVEVHRTAFIVLLSLVVGVSIKAIGALLVSAFVVIPACASRLLSRTFSQYVLLSAALGAASALLGIVLSAWFNLPSGPSIVVTQLVIFLGAIAFSQLRPTAVRA
- a CDS encoding glycoside hydrolase family protein, which produces MTLIPPSPTSSPKPLPSKRSTVTRILLMGALALMALPVVEKVMGWDGSLPRSGEPVGSVTPIPLRMKGGDPYIRALMRTISASESNDPRPYSLIYGGDRFEDFSQHPDRCVPIVAGPNLGDCTTAAGRYQFITSTWLEQAQIYHPNPSGLWRWRSYSFEPEYQDAVVYAWLSDPQAWGVDLAQLLREGAIEDVLYILSPTWTSLGYGIETNSMSASLPYIYEEMLREELAIAGN
- a CDS encoding metal-sensing transcriptional repressor, producing MTAPKLSQNSSEHSHSQSDAAHLHTDPATPEHAHIHSEESLRQILNRLSRIEGHIRGIKLMVQESRPCPDVLVQIAAVRGALDRVARVILDEHLTECVGRAAQNGNIEQELEALKAALDRFLP
- a CDS encoding AMIN domain-containing protein, which gives rise to MQQATRRNGTQNSTLSGTRLKRWGASLGLVVMAANPAMIGLGAIATLLSTTAAPVQASTLTQWQFDPASTQLEVTVPAGVTPRTFLLAQPTRIVMDLPNTDVGAVSAGQVYGGAVRQVRVSQFQPGLTRIVMELSPDATLAPEQVQLQQVGPASSGQSRWVLRPVLVGATTTATQPVAPSIPPAEPFGLSAAPPVAPVVPQPAALPESVQPQVSQPQLSPLHQPLPQPAPPPVIATTPSQSSPIPPELAGSNTTVRIRRNELPVETPLPSAPPVPVEIPPAAPATAPPASLPAAALQTMPATLQTTPPGATAPSAVSIPTLPSSSASGAWQIPATLPPSAPDGRPVTVTIPPLDAAPAAVPSAVPSAVPSAAPAAAPILPDPLPPIAPAPVASTPEPHCFD